In Marinobacterium sp. LSUCC0821, the DNA window TTCAGCGTTAACAACTACGATGTAGTCGCCAGTATCAACGTGCGGAGTGTATTCCGGCTTATGCTTGCCGCGTAGACGACGAGCGATTTCAGTTGCTAGACGACCAAGAGTTTTACCCTCTGCGTCAACAACGTACCAGTCGCGTTTTACTTCGGCTGGTTTAGCACTAACAGTGTATGACATTGTCTTTTTCCTACTATAAGTCTCGAATCAAAATCGAGGATGAATTCCGACTTACCTTATAATTATTCGTTGTGTGGTAATCACAACCTTCATTCCGCAATTAGCGGAGCGCGGATTATACAGGAAATTAAACGAGAAAAACCAGCTTAAATTTCAATTATTCCTGGGTAAATAGAAGCGTTGCTTTCAGCTCCGGAAAGACGCCAAGAGAGTCGTGTCAGGCTGAAGCCAGACACAGGGACAATGCAGATAGAACACACCGGTGACAGGCCTTCAGCCCCTCAACCGCTATAGAATTACGCTCGATGCTCGCGAGCAAGGTACTCAGTCGACTGCATCTCTAGCAGACGACTCTTAGTACGCTCGATCTCAAACTCGAGACGTCCCTCGGTGTATAGATCGTAGATAGAGACCTCCGCCGAGATGATCAACTTCACGCCACTGTCGTAAAATTCATCAACAAGGTTAATAAAACGACGAGTCGCATCATCTCGCGAGCGCCCTAGCTGCGGCACATTACTAATCAACACTGCATGGTAGAGCTTAGACAATTCAATGTAGTCGTTCTGTGAACGAGGACCTTCACACAACACAGAGAAGTCGAACCAGATCACATCTTCACACGCTTTGCGTGCGATTAGCATTCGGTTATTCACCTCGATAGCGATATTCTCTTCTAACTCTTCTAGATCAGGTGCCAAGCTATTAAAGCTGCGCTCCAACGAGAGGTCCGCCTCCGCATCTAGAGGATAGTGGTAGAGTTCAGCCTGCTCTAATGCACGAAGTCGGTAATCGATACCGCTATCAACATTAACCACTTCCGTAAAACGGTTAAGTAGCGCGATTGCGGGTAAGAAGCGAGCACGTTGCAAGCCATTCTCATATAACCCATCCGGAACAATATTCGATGTCGCCACCAAACTAACACCACGTTTAAACAGCTCTTGAAGCAGACTTCCCAATATCATCGCATCGGTAATATCAGTAACAAAGAACTCATCGAAACAGATAACCCGTGCCTCTTTTGAGTACTTTTCAGCAATCACAGGCAATGGGTTTTTTGTTCCATCCAATGCTTTCAGTTCAGCATGGACACGCTGCATAAAACGGTGAAAGTGGGTGCGCATTTTTCGTTCAAATGGCAGGGTGTCATAGAAGGTATCCATGAGGTAGGTCTTACCGCGACCAACACCACCCCAAAAGTAGAGACCTTTAACCGGCTCAACCTCAGTTTTAGAGATCTTCTCTTTAAGACGGCCAAATAGGCCTGCTGATGGCTTAGACTCAACGGCTACAAGCTCATCATAGAGACGCTGCAGATGGTTTACTGCCATCTCTTGCGTTGCATCATATGAGAAGTCGTCGCGTTCCAAGTCCTTTTTGTAGCGCGCTAATGGTGTGGTCATCTGAAACTACCCTAGATTAATCCCTCAGGAGGCGGGCACTTTACTTCTCTTAGCCAAGGATTTCAATTCACCCAACGCCTACCATTATCGGCAACAGGAATGCTGTAAATAGACCAGTCAGACCCATCGCCAGACCCGCAAATGCGCCAGCAACCGCACCCACCTCGAGCGCAACAGCCGTTCCAAAGCCATGCGAGGTAAGCCCAAGGACAAATCCTCGAGTCGCTTGGTCTTCAATTTTTAGATATTTCAAAACAACCGGCACCATCATAGATCCGCTCACACCAGTCACTAAAACCAATGCAGCAGAGAGCGACGGCAGCCCGCCAATTTTTTCAGCGATACCCAAAGCGATGGGTGAAGTCACAGATTTAGGCGCTACCGACATCATGGTCTCAAAGCGCGCACCAAGCAGCCAAGCTATCGTCACGGCCGATATTGAGGCCACTACCGCCCCAGTTGCACAGGAGAAGAGAATCGGAATCCAACGACGCTTAATCTCATCAAAGTGCTCATACATGGGAATTGCCAACGCCACGGTCGCAGGCCCAAGTAGAAAGTGAATAAACTGAGCACCCGAAAAGTATGTCTCATACTCAGTATCAGTGATCAGTAGCAGTGAAATAAGCACAACCATACTCAACATCACAGGATGCAAGACAGCAGCTCTATTTAAGCGCTGATAGATAGCATTACTGATTGTAAACACTGCCAGAGTTACAACAATCCAAAGCAGTGGACGGGCCGCAAAATAGACCCAAAAGTCAGTTGTCATTAACATACCTAAACCCTCTATGCCCTCTACACGTTCAACTTACCTGAGACTCTTAACGCTTTACCGCTCTCATTAACCAACGAAACATCAATGCAGTCACTACTGCCGCTAGCAAGGTACTGAAGATTAAAGCCAGTAAAATGATCCACCACTCCTTTGCTAGAAGATCAAAGTGCAGCACCAGCCCCACTCCTGCAGGTACAAACAACAGTGAAAGGTTAGTTAATAACCCACTAGAGACATTTCGAACTGAATCAGGAATACGCCCAATTAGAAGCAATCCAATCAACAGAAACACCAATCCAAGTACTGGCCCAGGTAGAGGAAGACCGAGCAACACAACAATCAACTCTCCTATCAACTGGCAGCCTAAAATAATTAGAAAACCCAGAATCATCACATCCCCCATTAAACTGTATAAAAATGACTTTAATAACTAACAACCTAAATATCAGCCTAACACAAAGGTTAAATCCAAATTGTGAAATGCATTTCGCATTACGAATCTTTAAGGCAATAAAAAACCCCGCTCGCTTTCGCAATACGGGGTTCTTAGTTCTAACAAATAGTTAGAGTAGAAGACGGCGAATGTCTGATAGAAGACCATTCAGCTCAGTCAGGAATCGACCCGCATCACCACCATTGATAGCACGGTGGTCGTACGACAAGCAGAGTGGAAGCATCAAGCGAGGCTCAAACTCTTTACCATTCCAACGAGGTTGAATATCCGCTTTAGAGACACCCAAAATAGCGACTTCAGGAGCATTAACGATTGGTGTAAAGCCTTTACCACCGATACCACCAAGACTTGAGATTGTAAAACACGCACCCTGCATCTCATTTGGTTTCAGCTTGCGATCCTTAGCCTTACCTGCCAACTCGTTTGCCTCATTAGAGATCTCATAAACGCTCTTCTTATCAGCATCTTTGATAACAGGCACCATCAGACCATTAGGCGTATCAACTGCAATACCGATATTCACATATTTCTTGAAGACAATATGCTCACCATCCGCATCAAGTGACGCATTAAACTTCTGGTGACGCGTTAAACAGATCGCCGCAGCTTTGATGAGGAATGGAAGCGGAGTGAGCTTAACGCCCTGCTTCGCTGCTTCATCTTTCATCTCTTTGCGGAATGCTTCAAGTTCAGTGATATCAGCATCATCAAATTGAGTAACGTGCGGAATGTTGAGCCAGCAACGAGACATATTGTCACGAGTAACCTTATCAATCTTGCTGAGCTTAACCTTCTCGATTTCACCAAACTTGCTGAAATCAACAGCAGGAATAGCTGGGATACCGCTACCACCTGTTACCGCACCAGAAGGTGCAGACTCAAGTTTCTGCAACGCACCCTTAACGTAGTTCTGCACATCCTGCTTGATGATACGACCCTTACGACCCGTACCTGGAACCTTAGCAAGATCAACACCAAACTCACGCGCGATAGCACGCACAGCCGGGCCTGCATGAGCTGATTTGTTGCGCTGATCCAACGCAACCAGATCCGCCACAGGGGCTGCCGCCTTAGCAGGAGCTGCTGCAGGTGCAGTAGGTGCAGCTGCCGCAGTAGCAGCCGCAACAGGTGCTGAAGCAGTAGCTGGAGCAGAACCTACAACTTCCAACTCAATAAGAAGATCGCCCTCATTCACCTTATCCCCCTCTTTAATGAGAAGAGATTTAATGACGCCACCCTTAGGTGCAGGCACTTCCATTGATGCTTTATCAGTCTCAAGAGCAATCAGACCATCGCCTTCTGCTATGGTATCACCCACTTTCACCATCACCTCAATGACATCAACATCCGTTGCGCCACTTAGGTCTGGAATAAGAACTTTCTCAACACCACCCGCTACAACAGGCGCTGCTGGTGCTGCACTAGCAGCAGGTGCAGATTCAGCTACCGGCGCAGCCGCATCCGCATCCGCAGCAGAACCCGCAACTTCTAGTTCAAGCAACAGATCACCCTCATTCACCTTATCTCCCTCTTTTATAGAGATCGATTTGATGACGCCAGTCGCTGATGAAGGAACCTCCATTGAGGCCTTATCAGTCTCTAGCGTAATGAGGCTATCGCCTTCTGATACGCTATCGCCAACCTTAACAAGCACTTCAATGACATCGACATCTGAAGCACCACTTAGGTCAGGAATAAGAACAGTTTCAATACCGCCAGACACTGCAGGGGCAGCAGCGACCTCAGTAACAACTGGCGCTGTTTCAGCGGCAGCAGGCGCAGCCGCTTCAGCAGGTGCTGGTGCAGCCGCATCGCTAGAGGTGATCTCCATTAGAAGATCACCTTCGTTAACAGTATCACCCTCTTTAATAGCAAAAGAGACGATAGTTCCACTGTACGGAGAAGGCACTTCCATAGAAGCCTTATCCGTTTCCAGTGTAATGAGGCTATCGCCCTCAGCTACGGTGTCACCAACTTTAACCAGCACCTCAATAACATCAACATCTGATGCACCGCTTAGGTCTGGGATCGTTACAGTAATTGTGCTCACGATTATCTCCTTACGAATCCTTCCGAGTTCTCAACCTGATTAGACAGTCCAAGGTGCTGGAGCATCTGGGTTGATGTTGAACTTCTGAATCGCATTCGCAACAACCGAAGCCTCTACTTTGCCCTCTTCTTGAAGGGCTTTAAGAGCTGCAACTGCAACGTAGTAACGGTTCACCTCAAAGAAACTACGAAGTTTTGCACGTGTATCTGAACGACCAAAGCCATCAGTACCCAAAACCTTATAGTTACGTGGAATGTAAGCACGTAGCTGCTCAGCATACATGCGCATGTAGTCCGTAGAAGCAATTACTGGACCTTCATGGCCTTTCAACTGCTGCTGCAGGAAGCTTTCACGTGGTTCTGCTTCAGGGTGAAGCATGTTCCAACGAGCAACCGCCATAGCATCACGTGTCAATTCGTTGATTGATGTTGTGCTCCAAATATCAGCTTCAACACCAAACTCTTCACGCAGTATTTCTGCACCAGCAATAACTTCATTCAGGATTGAGCCACAACCAAACAGCTGAACGCGTTTGTCAGACTTCTTACCTTCTTGGAACAGGTACATACCCTTAACGATACCCTCTTCAGCACCTACAGGCATTTCTGGGTGCTGGTAGTTTTCGTTAAGCGTTGTAACGTAGTAGAACATGTTCTCTTGATCCTGGTACATGCGACGCATACCGTCCTGTATGATCACTGCAACTTCATAACCAAAGGTTGGGTCATAAGAGATACAGTTAGGGATCATTTGAGCCATCAGATGGCTATGACCATCCTGGTGCTGCAGACCTTCACCGTTCAGTGTGGTACGGCCAGATGTTGCACCAATCAAGAAACCACGTGCCTGTGAGTCACCCGCAGCCCAAGTTAGGTCCATAACGCGCTGGAAGCCGAACATTGAGTAGAAGATGTAGAACGGCACCATGGTGCAGTTAGAGTTAGAGTAGGCAGTTGCACAAGCCAACCATGCAGAGAATGCACCTGACTCGTTAATACCCTCTTCAAGGATCTGACCTGATTTACTCTCTTTGTAGAACATGATCTGATCGTGATCGTGCGGTACGTACTTCTGACCTTCAGAGGTGTAGATACCCAACTGACGGAACATACCCTCCATACCGAAGGTACGTGCTTCATCAGGCACGATAGGAACAATACGCTCACCCACATTCTTGTCTTTAACAAGCGCACTCAACACACGGTTAAGTGACATCTGAGTTGAAAGCGAACGCTCGCCGCTTGATTTAAGCTGACCTGCAAATGCTTCAAGAGCAGGCACTTCAAGTTTTTCAAACTCAGTACGGCGTACTGGGTAGAAACCACCAAGACGTTTACGTGCATCAAGCATGTACTTCATCTCTGGCGAATCAGGAGCCGGACGGTAGTATGGAAGCTCTTTAAGCTGATCATCAGCAACAGGAAGATTGAAGCGATCACGGAAATCTTTAAGATCTTCTAGCGCCACCTTCTTCATAGAGTGGGTGTCGTTTTTCGCTTCGCCAGACTTACCAGTACCGTAACCTTTAACGGTCTGAGCAAGAATGACAGTAGGCTGACCTTTATGTTCAACAGCCGCTTTGTATGCTGCATATACTTTGTATGGGTCGTGGCCACCACGGTTAAGGTTCATGATGTCCTGATCAGACATATCCTTAACCATTTCAAGAAGCTCTGGGTATTTACCGAAGAAGTGTTCACGAGTATAAGCACCGCCGTTGGCCTTCATATTCTGAAGTTCACCATCGACGACCTCATCCATGCGCTTCTGAAGAAGACCATGAGTGTCACGCTCAAATAGTGGATCCCAATGACGGCCCCATAGACACTTGATTACGTTCCAACCCGCACCACGGAATACAGACTCAAGTTCCTGAACAATCTTACCGTTACCACGAACAGGGCCATCGAGGCGCTGTAGGTTACAGTTAACAACGAAGATAAGGTTCTCAAGACCTTCACGGCCTGCAAGAGAGATAGCACCTAGTGACTCTGGCTCGTCACACTCGCCATCACCCAGGAATGCCCAAACTTTACGATCACCACGCTTAACAAGATCGCGTGCCGATAGGTAGCGCATTACGTGCGCCTGGTAGATAGCCTGAATAGGACCAAGACCCATAGATACAGTTGGGAACTGCCAGAAATCGGGCATCAACCAAGGGTGTGGGTAAGAAGATAGACCATTACCATCCACTTCACGACGGAAGTTATCTAGCTGCTCTTCAGTTAAACGACCCTCAAGGTAGGCACGCGCATAAATACCTGGCGCAATGTGGCCTTGGAAGAAGACCATGTCAGCATCCTGCTCGCCTTCATTACCACGGAAGAAGTGGTTGAAACCGATATCGTAAAGCGTTGCAGATGATGAGAAAGAGGAGATGTGACCGCCCAATGCATCTTCATTGTCATTGGCACGCATAACCATCGCCATAGCATTCCAACGAATGAATGAACGCAGACGACGCTCCATAAAGAGATCGCCAGGAAGTGGCGCTTCATCTTTAGGTGAAATAGTGTTGCGGTATGGGGTAGTCAGTTCAGAACAGTTCTGCACACCTAACTCAGCCGCTTTAGCGCCAAGTTTTTTTAGAAGATAAGCAGCGCGTTCGCCACCCTCTTCACGTGCAACTGATTCAAGTGCCTGTAACCACTCATCCGTTTCAATTGGATCGATATCTTCAATGATGTCGTTCACGTCATCTCTCCCTATGTGCTCACCGGATCCGTCGGTGCCTAATCGTATGGAATTAAATTTGAGCTCTTCAATCGCCTTATGGGCAGAGAGCTTTCTACTACTTAAGTAGCTACACTACACAGACGCACCAATATAGTCCACAAATATTACACATTTATACGACAACAGTAGCACTATTACGACATTCGTGTAGTTTGACTACGGAATAGTGAAAGTTTTTACGCACATGCAAAAAGAATAAGCGTTGAAAACTAACTTAATTTTTCGTTATATGAAAAACCAAAGCTTTAAAGGCCACCCCGCTTCTCGTATGCTTACCCCATAAATCCATTTCCTTGGCCAACCTCATGACCGACAGCACTGTTCTTCTCTCATTAATGGATCGCGTATTTGCGACGGTATTCCCCATTATTGCCATCGTCACTGTCGGTTACCTATACGCAAGAAAGCATGCGCCAGATATGGCGGTGGCCAATCGTATCAATATGGACATTTTTCTACCTGCGCTGATTTTCAGTGTTATGGCGGGTAAGAATTTTGACCTTTACGCCCACCTTGATCTGGCACTAGGTTCGGCAGTCATGGTACTAGGTGCAGGCCTGGCCATGAAACCAATCGCTGGATTACTAGGTGTTCACCCTAAAACCTTTGTCCCACCGATGATGTTCAACAACTGTGGCAACCTCGGCCTACCGCTCGCATACCTTGCATTTGGTGATGCAGGACTCTCAGCTTTTGTGGTTATGTTCCTGGTCAGCAACCTCATGCACTTCAGCCTTGGCATTCACATAGTTAATGAGAATGCCAAACTAAGTTCACTTGCCAGCAACCCAATAGTAATAGCAACCTTTGTTGGTCTTGGCTGGGCTGTGCTTAAACTGCCACTGCCAAGCTGGCTTGCGACCCCCATAGACATGGTTGGGCAAATCTCAATCCCACTGATGCTGTTTGGACTTGGGGTTCGCATGATTACTGTCGACATGAGCAATTGGAAAATCGGGCTTTATGGCGCCATTTTCTCACCGCTGAGCAGTCTAATTTTCGCCCTACCTTTCGCTTACATTATGGATCTATCAGCTGAATACACCGCGTACATTGTGCTATTCAGCGTATTACCACCGGCTGTGCTTAACTACATGTTCTCAGAGCGATATAACCAAGAGCCGCAAGTCGTTGCTTCGATAGTATTAATTGGCAACATTGCTAGCCTGGTCATTATTCCAGCCACACTCTTCTTTATCCTGTAGCAAAGGTCATAAAGGGTAAATAATGGATACAAAGCAGTTTTTAACAGAGCTTTTCCGAGCTGCAGTGACCGCTGCGGATCCCATGCAGACCCTTGCATCGGCACTACCAGAAAAACCCAACAAGCGAATTTTGGTTATTGGCGCAGGCAAAGCGAGCGCTCGAATGGCTGAAGCGGTTGAAGCTCATTGGGGACCTTGTGAGGGGCTGGTGATTACACGATACGGATATGCACGCCCTTGCAAGGGTATTGAGATTGTTGAAGCTGCCCACCCTGTTCCAGATCTTGCAGGACTTAAAGCAACCAATCGTATTTTAGAGCTTGTAAAAAGTGCTG includes these proteins:
- the aceE gene encoding pyruvate dehydrogenase (acetyl-transferring), homodimeric type; translation: MNDIIEDIDPIETDEWLQALESVAREEGGERAAYLLKKLGAKAAELGVQNCSELTTPYRNTISPKDEAPLPGDLFMERRLRSFIRWNAMAMVMRANDNEDALGGHISSFSSSATLYDIGFNHFFRGNEGEQDADMVFFQGHIAPGIYARAYLEGRLTEEQLDNFRREVDGNGLSSYPHPWLMPDFWQFPTVSMGLGPIQAIYQAHVMRYLSARDLVKRGDRKVWAFLGDGECDEPESLGAISLAGREGLENLIFVVNCNLQRLDGPVRGNGKIVQELESVFRGAGWNVIKCLWGRHWDPLFERDTHGLLQKRMDEVVDGELQNMKANGGAYTREHFFGKYPELLEMVKDMSDQDIMNLNRGGHDPYKVYAAYKAAVEHKGQPTVILAQTVKGYGTGKSGEAKNDTHSMKKVALEDLKDFRDRFNLPVADDQLKELPYYRPAPDSPEMKYMLDARKRLGGFYPVRRTEFEKLEVPALEAFAGQLKSSGERSLSTQMSLNRVLSALVKDKNVGERIVPIVPDEARTFGMEGMFRQLGIYTSEGQKYVPHDHDQIMFYKESKSGQILEEGINESGAFSAWLACATAYSNSNCTMVPFYIFYSMFGFQRVMDLTWAAGDSQARGFLIGATSGRTTLNGEGLQHQDGHSHLMAQMIPNCISYDPTFGYEVAVIIQDGMRRMYQDQENMFYYVTTLNENYQHPEMPVGAEEGIVKGMYLFQEGKKSDKRVQLFGCGSILNEVIAGAEILREEFGVEADIWSTTSINELTRDAMAVARWNMLHPEAEPRESFLQQQLKGHEGPVIASTDYMRMYAEQLRAYIPRNYKVLGTDGFGRSDTRAKLRSFFEVNRYYVAVAALKALQEEGKVEASVVANAIQKFNINPDAPAPWTV
- a CDS encoding CidA/LrgA family protein, yielding MILGFLIILGCQLIGELIVVLLGLPLPGPVLGLVFLLIGLLLIGRIPDSVRNVSSGLLTNLSLLFVPAGVGLVLHFDLLAKEWWIILLALIFSTLLAAVVTALMFRWLMRAVKR
- a CDS encoding LrgB family protein translates to MTTDFWVYFAARPLLWIVVTLAVFTISNAIYQRLNRAAVLHPVMLSMVVLISLLLITDTEYETYFSGAQFIHFLLGPATVALAIPMYEHFDEIKRRWIPILFSCATGAVVASISAVTIAWLLGARFETMMSVAPKSVTSPIALGIAEKIGGLPSLSAALVLVTGVSGSMMVPVVLKYLKIEDQATRGFVLGLTSHGFGTAVALEVGAVAGAFAGLAMGLTGLFTAFLLPIMVGVG
- a CDS encoding AEC family transporter, coding for MTDSTVLLSLMDRVFATVFPIIAIVTVGYLYARKHAPDMAVANRINMDIFLPALIFSVMAGKNFDLYAHLDLALGSAVMVLGAGLAMKPIAGLLGVHPKTFVPPMMFNNCGNLGLPLAYLAFGDAGLSAFVVMFLVSNLMHFSLGIHIVNENAKLSSLASNPIVIATFVGLGWAVLKLPLPSWLATPIDMVGQISIPLMLFGLGVRMITVDMSNWKIGLYGAIFSPLSSLIFALPFAYIMDLSAEYTAYIVLFSVLPPAVLNYMFSERYNQEPQVVASIVLIGNIASLVIIPATLFFIL
- the aceF gene encoding dihydrolipoyllysine-residue acetyltransferase, translating into MSTITVTIPDLSGASDVDVIEVLVKVGDTVAEGDSLITLETDKASMEVPSPYSGTIVSFAIKEGDTVNEGDLLMEITSSDAAAPAPAEAAAPAAAETAPVVTEVAAAPAVSGGIETVLIPDLSGASDVDVIEVLVKVGDSVSEGDSLITLETDKASMEVPSSATGVIKSISIKEGDKVNEGDLLLELEVAGSAADADAAAPVAESAPAASAAPAAPVVAGGVEKVLIPDLSGATDVDVIEVMVKVGDTIAEGDGLIALETDKASMEVPAPKGGVIKSLLIKEGDKVNEGDLLIELEVVGSAPATASAPVAAATAAAAPTAPAAAPAKAAAPVADLVALDQRNKSAHAGPAVRAIAREFGVDLAKVPGTGRKGRIIKQDVQNYVKGALQKLESAPSGAVTGGSGIPAIPAVDFSKFGEIEKVKLSKIDKVTRDNMSRCWLNIPHVTQFDDADITELEAFRKEMKDEAAKQGVKLTPLPFLIKAAAICLTRHQKFNASLDADGEHIVFKKYVNIGIAVDTPNGLMVPVIKDADKKSVYEISNEANELAGKAKDRKLKPNEMQGACFTISSLGGIGGKGFTPIVNAPEVAILGVSKADIQPRWNGKEFEPRLMLPLCLSYDHRAINGGDAGRFLTELNGLLSDIRRLLL
- the zapE gene encoding cell division protein ZapE, with the translated sequence MTTPLARYKKDLERDDFSYDATQEMAVNHLQRLYDELVAVESKPSAGLFGRLKEKISKTEVEPVKGLYFWGGVGRGKTYLMDTFYDTLPFERKMRTHFHRFMQRVHAELKALDGTKNPLPVIAEKYSKEARVICFDEFFVTDITDAMILGSLLQELFKRGVSLVATSNIVPDGLYENGLQRARFLPAIALLNRFTEVVNVDSGIDYRLRALEQAELYHYPLDAEADLSLERSFNSLAPDLEELEENIAIEVNNRMLIARKACEDVIWFDFSVLCEGPRSQNDYIELSKLYHAVLISNVPQLGRSRDDATRRFINLVDEFYDSGVKLIISAEVSIYDLYTEGRLEFEIERTKSRLLEMQSTEYLAREHRA